A section of the Naumovozyma dairenensis CBS 421 chromosome 5, complete genome genome encodes:
- the SEC16 gene encoding COPII coat assembly protein SEC16 (similar to Saccharomyces cerevisiae SEC16 (YPL085W); ancestral locus Anc_8.562) has protein sequence MTPEAKKRKQQKKKLRQKQKKAAERVAPLGDHQQDLSPEPENNDLINDSSSNEETGLDESALNINDNSPSNELSVTDNTAATTVGEEMLKQIPVETQDPTYEPVISTDHSTNKGYAANAMGFESLENPDLQYEDDRAVDENANQPTSETKMEATHDTRQFSKNEPAQTPSYNDDMDINILQPPSELDTKTPEEIIDTDTQKELSNVESVDFEQKLDQSIGEQQQPLIQDKILTVSPTVSPIEASTTGNHLEQPEEITTLGKASDFDLFPSQEPTEPLPWESQHSEQAQQAVVNPTSHESIIQQEHLTGAQPPPTDHQQQQGSLNGPLPGFSPDVPKWTHSEVPDAQLNPVRDNLEPGTASNDAKKDSNNGAEQFATSEQLSFVEQIQADDHPSDENDVSNSLDKEGMFWENSDNSTEKLQEDTIDEPSEPTIILNNEREMGHMQEETELQEKPKVIPKKFSFLEEDDDLLDDDADSFLGSDEELLPNKDSIANVTEKPVQNNYEMGNAITPQKSKYQPTLSQPSLQTHRIPSPQNQNAFITAGSSSVSINAGLIPPQSFNNFITNDRSLSQQSQAQAVLPTSNFPRSVEQTKILKLKEEKKKSDAYDFPLEIISDDTKRGHAKPVNVPSRFGPNTFKTAPSITPHSRVSSMSGPSKPGFDPSKGIPLAQPLRSSIASPPVKNPYAVPDVIPTQGMVMPVGITSPTIPFQQPGPNVFTSIPSRQYLGNNVSQTASTSIASDIHGRQHSNNYMPQLQSTPGLHGSKPPTRNKYAPPSTHVAPSATTPIGNAVQPGLQINIPTQMGAAVRATSYDNTQQVISPMLAMAPALPMNSNNGSLPGSTFVPQGQRLSVVGSTPTAANAIPLLTPGQPSVVPKGRTHARSNSSVYAPAQNMQASRYAPTVHPQFQQDIPINQHAQFPPTSFPLQTQTSQLSQAPPSSFPPQSQISQLPQVPTATYPSQTQHYQQVPQSMNRERDAEVVDHQPIDNQALLSRQFPIFHWTNSNKVLYGIPKNTGSNYGSGNSLECINIVNYESSIQPNLVLKSFVGPLINGKTRVKDLEAWLDNVIDDLSSKDPSKDLTVWRLLRLQLSAKTTLKDISSVLYDSTQLLAYLSQPLPNIELTPNAFKIDQASQMKVLSCLQTGNHNAALQLSLEKKDYAMALLLGSLAGKNKWSEVVQQYLSQEFTATAPEQNEWANLLSLIFQAFIGNSKMAMDKFYRNSADGHWAINNWKQIVAAVLMNVNAENDSTPSNTAKMPLVVTEFLLEFGIFLKQKSQDLAASIVFMIARIPLSLSPVMPDTMFTFDTIGKSSTIESCLWSEVYEFSFSSAPKFAGFPCILPQKMFHAYCLQEQGFISNASKYCDYLTNILKTQPKTDITVMNLTLSLTDLTTRVSDSNTGWLTKPKLGSVWGQLDKSFNRFIGGDDIEMDAKVKKKVFDGFTPSSSNNSSVVDLSLKGAAPQLQSHITMRSDSTKENHAFLPNPHVSAHISSSNHPNPNTVHNNRQVYGFQNQSDLSLLPPKVGNSLQGSPQRLPVLQPSEQPAETSMHDLRRVQTEELTLESLSSNVGVGHPVIKTKSTEPMQSSNKKIDLPDRSSMTPLATDHQTVLPSDNETPIVPRKPAFVAPLNAPVLPVERTDFVIATTSDANVVEGSEPELIPKRESAVSSSENVNDKHSEELPSTTMMDQFIPKEVETHEEPTPDASLITESEANVKPPSTEAVSEQCNTTVEDNQEQFNKPTITPINTDAQRNVATKPIVPPPSFVAAESPKRLASNNGYAAVKPIQNRYAPSPSLSPSQGHSGDVNKYTPSAPYTNPIQNVEMNEHLSNPDVIPAVPFVSRPSMFAPVQKPEVITDSTFEPVVKIPPPNTSFNPIATKVDETQYNDIVEDESDDEDDTEHAPKSEQDDIKQEKEKEKAKNKNRSSEGGTWLRWLKKDSDGKKPIKATLGTTNQLRYDEQLGRWISKNATEEEKAKIAADANALPPPPPIVKRKDTVPKTSPRPSFSAGHTVGSIMPTNSLTGEQLLSPTLSQGSSMTPSLPPSRNHTLPPPHTNLSGKKANDLDDLMSLSRVRRTTGRKPGKGYVNVLESLNSTQKK, from the coding sequence ATGACACCAGAGGCAAAGAAACGAAAgcaacaaaagaagaaacttaGACAAAAGCAGAAGAAGGCTGCTGAAAGAGTTGCACCTCTAGGGGACCACCAACAAGATTTATCTCCAGAAcctgaaaataatgatttaattaatgacTCAAGTAGTAATGAGGAGACTGGCTTGGATGAGTCAGCACTGAATATTAACGACAATTCCCCTTCTAATGAACTATCTGTAACGGACAATACAGCTGCAACAACCGTCGGTGAAGAGATGTTGAAGCAGATACCTGTAGAGACACAAGACCCTACATATGAACCAGTCATTTCAACCGACCATTCTACAAATAAGGGATATGCTGCCAACGCTATGGGATTTGAATCTTTGGAGAACCCAGATTTGCAATATGAGGATGATCGAGCCGTTGATGAAAATGCTAATCAACCAACATCAGAAACTAAAATGGAGGCTACTCACGATACAAGacaattttcaaagaacGAGCCTGCTCAAACACCATCTTACAATGATGATATGgatatcaatattttgcAGCCTCCTTCTGAATTAGATACAAAAACCCCTGAAGAAATCATAGATACCGATACTCAGAAGGAATTGTCAAACGTTGAATCTGTAGATTTTGAACAAAAACTTGATCAATCTATCGgagaacaacaacaacctcTGATCCAAGATAAGATTCTAACTGTCTCTCCAACTGTCTCCCCTATCGAAGCATCAACTACTGGTAATCATTTAGAGCAACCTGAAGAGATAACAACGTTGGGTAAAGCATCTGACTTTGATTTATTCCCATCCCAGGAACCAACTGAACCATTACCATGGGAATCTCAACACAGCGAACAAGCACAACAAGCAGTAGTGAACCCAACAAGTCATGAAAGCATAATTCAACAAGAACATCTAACTGGGGCACAACCACCGCCAACGGATCACCAACAGCAACAGGGTTCTTTGAATGGTCCTTTACCAGGATTTAGCCCAGATGTTCCAAAGTGGACACATTCAGAGGTTCCCGATGCTCAGCTAAACCCAGTTCGGGACAACTTAGAACCAGGAACTGCATCAAACGACGCAAAGAAAGACAGCAACAATGGAGCAGAACAGTTCGCAACTTCAGAACAGCTTTCCTTCGTTGAACAAATACAAGCAGACGACCATCCGTCTGATGAAAACGATGTATCGAATTCACTAGACAAAGAAGGGATGTTTTGGGAAAACTCGGATAATAGTACGGAAAAGCTACAAGAAGATACGATTGATGAACCTTCTGAACCTACGATTATTcttaataatgaaagagAAATGGGGCATATGCAAGAAGAAACTGAGCTGCAAGAAAAACCAAAAGTTATCCCAAAAaagttttcatttttggaagaagatgatgatttattagatgatgatgccGATAGTTTTCTTGGATCGGATGAGGAACTTTTGCCGAACAAGGATTCTATCGCTAATGTAACCGAGAAGCCAGTCCAAAATAATTATGAAATGGGCAATGCAATCACTCCTCAAAAGTCTAAATATCAACCAACTTTATCCCAACCATCATTACAAACACACCGTATACCTTCGCCACAAAATCAAAACGCGTTCATCACGGCAGGATCATCATCGGTATCAATAAATGCGGGTCTTATTCCTCCTCAATCgttcaataattttattacaAACGACAGATCATTGTCACAACAATCACAAGCTCAGGCTGTTTTACCAACCTCAAATTTTCCTAGAAGCGTAGAGCAAACGaagattttaaaattaaaggaagaaaaaaaaaaatctgaTGCATATGATTTTCCATTGGAAATTATTTCGGATGATACCAAGAGGGGACATGCTAAACCAGTTAATGTTCCCTCTCGTTTTGGGCCCAACACTTTCAAAACAGCGCCAAGTATAACTCCTCATAGCAGAGTCAGTTCTATGTCTGGGCCTTCAAAACCTGGATTTGATCCTTCGAAAGGTATCCCACTTGCACAACCGCTTCGCAGTTCAATTGCTTCTCCGCCCGTTAAGAACCCGTATGCTGTGCCCGACGTCATTCCTACTCAGGGTATGGTTATGCCCGTTGGGATCACTTCTCCTACTATACCCTTCCAACAACCTGGTCCTAATGTCTTCACGAGTATTCCAAGTCGCCAATACCTCGGAAATAATGTCTCTCAGACTGCAAGTACTTCCATTGCTAGCGACATACATGGACGACAACATTCGAATAACTACATGCCTCAATTGCAATCAACACCAGGGCTTCACGGTTCCAAACCACCTACCAGAAATAAATATGCGCCACCCTCTACTCACGTGGCACCTTCAGCTACAACTCCAATTGGAAACGCTGTACAACCAGGTCTGCAAATAAATATACCAACACAAATGGGTGCAGCTGTCAGAGCTACCTCATATGATAATACACAGCAAGTCATATCTCCAATGCTAGCTATGGCACCTGCTTTACCGATGAATAGTAACAACGGATCTTTACCTGGGAGCACGTTTGTACCTCAAGGACAGCGTTTAAGTGTTGTAGGATCGACCCCAACAGCTGCGAATGCCATACCTTTATTAACTCCTGGACAGCCCAGTGTAGTACCTAAGGGAAGAACACATGCGCGTTCCAATTCTAGTGTCTATGCTCCTGCTCAAAACATGCAAGCCTCCAGATATGCACCTACGGTGCATCCACAATTCCAGCAAGATATCCCAATTAATCAGCATGCTCAATTTCCACCTACTTCCTTCCCGCTGCAAACTCAGACTTCTCAGCTTTCTCAAGCTCCACCTTCATCCTTCCCTCCCCAGTCTCAGATATCTCAGCTCCCTCAAGTTCCGACAGCTACATATCCTTCTCAAACTCAACATTATCAGCAAGTACCTCAAAGTATGAATAGAGAAAGGGATGCCGAAGTGGTAGATCACCAACCTATAGATAATCAAGCATTACTTTCACGTCAATTCCCTATTTTTCATTGGACAAACTCAAACAAAGTTTTGTATGGAATACCAAAAAACACGGGTAGCAATTATGGATCTGGGAATTCATTGGAATGTATTAATATTGTTAATTACGAATCGTCCATACAGCCAAACTTAGTTTTAAAATCCTTTGTTGGACCATTGATCAACGGTAAAACAAGAGTGAAAGATCTTGAGGCATGGTTAGATAACgttattgatgatttgtCATCTAAAGATCCATCTAAGGATTTAACAGTTTGGAGATTACTAAGATTACAACTTTCTGCTAAGACAAcattaaaagatatatctTCCGTTCTTTATGACTCAACCCAGTTATTAGCCTACCTCTCTCAACCTCTTCCAAACATTGAGTTAACTCCAAATGCTTTCAAGATTGATCAAGCGTCCCAAATGAAAGTATTATCATGCTTGCAAACTGGAAACCATAATGCAGCTTTACAATTATCActtgaaaagaaagacTATGCGAtggcattattattaggaAGTCTAGCtggtaaaaataaatggTCAGAAGTGGTTCAGCAATATTTATCCCAAGAATTTACGGCAACGGCACCCGAACAGAATGAATGggcaaatttattatcattaattttcCAAGCCTTTATAGGGAATTCAAAAATGGCCATGGACAAGTTTTACAGAAATTCAGCTGATGGACATTGGGCAATCAATAATTGGAAACAGATCGTTGCGGCTGTGTTGATGAATGTTAATGCTGAAAATGATAGCACGCCATCAAACACTGCAAAAATGCCGCTGGTAGTGACCGAATTTTTATTAGAATTTggtatatttttgaaacaaaaaagtCAAGACTTAGCAGCTTCTATAGTATTTATGATAGCCCGTATCCCACTTTCTTTGTCTCCAGTTATGCCAGATACTATGTTTACATTTGATACCATTGGTAAATCAAGTACTATCGAAAGTTGCTTATGGTCAGAGGTATATGAATTCAGCTTTTCTTCTGCTCCTAAATTTGCAGGATTTCCTTGTATATTACCTCAGAAAATGTTCCATGCATACTGTTTACAAGAACAAGGATTTATATCGAATGCCTCCAAATATTGTGATTACTTAACAAATATTCTGAAAACGCAACCGAAAACTGATATCACAGTTATGAACTTAACTTTATCTTTAACTGATTTGACTACCAGAGTATCTGACTCTAACACCGGTTGGTTAACAAAACCTAAATTAGGGAGTGTTTGGGGTCAATTAGATAAATCTTTCAACAGATTCATCGGTGGAGATGATATAGAAATGGATGCTAAAGTTAAGAAAAAGGTCTTTGATGGATTTACTCCATCATCTTCCAATAATTCATCTGTTGTAGATCTATCATTGAAGGGAGCGGCGCCTCAATTACAATCGCATATAACCATGCGTTCAGATAGCACGAAAGAAAATCATGCTTTCTTACCGAATCCCCATGTTTCTGCTCATATCTCATCATCCAATCATCCAAATCCAAATACGGTGCATAATAACAGACAAGTATATGGTTTCCAGAACCAATCAGATTTATCGTTATTACCTCCAAAGGTTGGTAATAGTCTACAAGGATCACCTCAACGTTTGCCTGTACTTCAACCTTCCGAACAGCCTGCCGAAACAAGTATGCATGATCTGAGGAGAGTACAAACAGAAGAACTAACATTAGAAAGTTTGTCTTCAAATGTAGGTGTTGGGCACCCAGTGATAAAAACTAAGAGTACTGAGCCAATGCAGAGCAGTAACAAAAAAATCGACTTGCCTGACAGGTCCAGTATGACACCACTTGCCACAGACCATCAAACAGTACTACCAAGTGACAACGAAACTCCAATTGTTCCAAGAAAACCAGCTTTTGTAGCTCCATTAAATGCACCCGTTCTTCCAGTAGAAAGAACAGATTTTGTTATTGCAACTACTTCGGATGCTAACGTCGTTGAAGGTTCGGAGCCAGAACTGATTCCAAAAAGGGAAAGTGCTGTTAGTTCATCAGAAAATGTGAACGATAAGCACAGTGAAGAACTTCCAAGTACTACTATGATGGATCAATTTATTCCAAAGGAAGTGGAAACTCATGAAGAACCAACTCCTGATGCTTCATTAATTACAGAATCAGAAGCTAACGTTAAACCACCAAGTACTGAAGCAGTCTCTGAGCAGTGTAATACAACAGTAGAAGATAACCAAGAACAATTTAATAAACCAACTATAACTCCAATTAATACGGACGCACAACGCAACGTTGCTACGAAACCAATTGTTCCACCACCATCCTTTGTAGCAGCAGAATCGCCTAAGAGATTGGCCTCAAATAATGGATATGCGGCGGTGAAGCCGATTCAAAATAGATATGCACCATCACCGTCCCTTTCACCATCGCAGGGACATTCAGGTGATGTCAACAAGTACACGCCATCTGCACCATATACGAATCCAATACAGAATGTCGAAATGAACGAACACCTAAGTAATCCTGATGTGATTCCGGCCGTTCCATTTGTATCAAGGCCTTCAATGTTTGCACCTGTGCAGAAACCTGAGGTTATCACTGACTCGACCTTTGAACCTGTTGTTAAAATACCTCCGCCAAATACTTCATTTAATCCGATAGCTACGAAAGTGGACGAAACAcaatataatgatattgtaGAAGACGAatcagatgatgaagatgatacaGAGCATGCTCCAAAGAGCGAACAAGACGATataaaacaagaaaaggaaaaggaaaaagcaaaaaataagaatagAAGTAGTGAAGGAGGTACTTGGTTGAGATGGTTGAAGAAGGATTCAGATGGAAAAAAACCTATTAAGGCCACACTTGGAACAACGAATCAATTGCGTTATGATGAACAATTGGGACGCTGGATTTCAAAGAATGCAACCGAAGAAGAGAAGGCCAAAATTGCCGCTGATGCAAACGCACTTCCGCCTCCTCCCCCAATAGTGAAAAGAAAGGATACGGTACCAAAAACTTCACCACGTCCTAGTTTTTCAGCAGGACACACTGTAGGATCTATTATGCCGACAAATTCATTGACAGGAGAGCAATTATTGTCCCCAACTTTGTCTCAAGGGTCGTCTATGACACCTTCTCTACCACCATCTCGTAACCACACATTACCACCACCGCATACAAATCTATCAGGTAAAAAAGCCAATGATCTAGATGATCTAATGAGCCTATCAAGAGTACGTCGTACAACTGGAAGAAAACCCGGAAAGGGCTATGTGAATGTCCTAGAGAGTTTGAACTCAACTCAGAAAAAGTAA
- the PCH2 gene encoding Pch2p (similar to Saccharomyces cerevisiae PCH2 (YBR186W); ancestral locus Anc_8.558): MHFIIDVELRYCTIKIVQDNILKEQDTAKNVQAKEGSKMQVFSDILKMAIERSLNKFKEETAENCAIKLNDLLADGQQGMEVKALSTEPQRRIIESLFKVLFHQYSNSPKEFNIEDGHVNLLLPLFVQKITVECVSEDLVQQIASDDKKPLHDEILDILTKKEPNNKTYNKNQNRTYGIHLFYYSPLEMEKRSAFGLSEDFDKIDLDDDEDTLRSIDQEISAINIPFSNTTFGKTRISFLPSVNFDSLWESLYFKDDIKQRMFNYSTISLKVAKLSNQEAQHGYEDEQLMTNKLLLIHGPPGTGKTTLCRALCQKLAIRNGSDLDNMDLVYKCILVEISSSSIFSRWFGESAKNITTLFDDIEKLVREAEKKDIFVCVLIDEVEAIASSRTDILSKSESTDGVRVVNALLTHLDKLKYYNNFLLLATSNLLDNIDSAFLDRADGIFHIGNPVEEAITKILWTSIGELISAGIIIGYKSYRYILNSEIYKDIICTIAKNANGRTLRKIPLLCLSEHFRDLPIHLDAFLVGLAHTVVALDKNESDK; encoded by the exons ATGCATTTTATAATAGATGTTGAACTAAGGTATTGTACCATAAAAATCGTGCAGgataatatattgaaagagCAAGATACTGCGAAAAATGTCCAGGCCAAAGAAGGTTCCAAGATGCAAGTATTTTCCGATATCCTGAAAATGGCTATTGAAAGAAGCTTAAATAAGTTTAAAGAAGAGACTGCGGAGAATTGTGCCATTAAGTTAAATGATCTGCTGGCAGACGGACAACAAGGTATGGAAGTAAAGGCCCTTTCTACGGAGCCCCAACGACGTATTATTGAAAGTCTATTCAAGGTACTTTTTCATCAATACAGTAACTCTCCTAAGgaattcaatattgaagatgGCCATGTGAATCTTCTTTTACCGTTATTTGTCCAAAAAATAACTGTAGAGTGTGTGTCAGAAGATCTTGTTCAACAGATAGCCTCTGACGATAAGAAACCTCTTCATGATGAAATTCTCGACATACTAACTAAAAAAgaaccaaataataaaacgTATAATAAAAACCAAAACAGGACATACGGTATTCATCTGTTTTATTATAGTCCTTtagaaatggaaaagaGGAGTGCGTTTGGATTGTCGGAAGATTTCGATAAAATAGAccttgatgatgatgaagacaCGCTTCGGTCCATTGACCAAGAGATATCAGCCATTAACATTCCATTTTCCAATACAACTTTTGGTAAAACGCGTATttccttccttccttcTGTAAATTTTGATAGTCTTTGGGAAAGCctatatttcaaagatgaCATTAAACAGAGAATGTTTAACTATTCAACGATATCCCTTAAAGTTGCCAAATTATCCAACCAAGAAGCTCAGCATGGATACGAGGATGAACAGCTGATGACAAATAAACTTTTGCTAATTCATGGGCCTCCTGGTACAGGAAAAACTACCCTCTGTAGGGCATTGTGTCAAAAATTGGCAATAAGAAATGGTTCCGATCTGGATAATATGGACCTTGTATATAAATGTATCCTCGTTGAAATTTCGAGTTCGAGCATTTTTTCTAGGTGGTTTGGAGAATCAGCGAAAAATATAACGACActatttgatgatattgagAAACTTGTTAGGGAAgcagaaaagaaagatatatttgtttGCGTCTTGATTGATGAAGTTGAGGCCATCGCGTCATCAAGAACTGATATTTTGAGTAAAAGTGAATCCACAGATGGCGTAAGGGTCGTAAATGCGCTCCTGACACATCTcgataaattaaaatacTATAATAACTTTTTGTTGCTAGCAACTTCAAATTTACTTGATAATATCGATTCTGCTTTCTTGGATAGAGCTGACGGGATTTTTCATATTGGGAACCCAGTTGAAGAAGctattacaaaaattttATGGACAAGCATCGGTGAACTCATCTCCGCAGGTATCATTATAGGTTATAAATCCTACCGTTATATACTGAACTCGGAAATTTACAAAGATATAATTTGCACAATAGCAAAAAATGCCAA CGGAAGGACCTTGAGAAAGATTCCTTTATTGTGCTTATCAGAGCATTTCCGGGATCTACCGATTCATTTGGATGCATTTCTAGTAGGCCTAGCACATACAGTTGTTGCattagataaaaatgaGTCAGATAAGTAA